The following coding sequences lie in one Rhinolophus ferrumequinum isolate MPI-CBG mRhiFer1 chromosome 16, mRhiFer1_v1.p, whole genome shotgun sequence genomic window:
- the FANK1 gene encoding fibronectin type 3 and ankyrin repeat domains protein 1, with the protein MELQQFTPSSRPHPPVVGKVTHHSIELYWDLEKKVKRQGPQEQWFRFSIEEEYPKMHTYGIIYTGYATKHVVEGLEPRTLYRFRLKVTSPSGEYAYSPVVTVSTTREPISSEYFHRAVNVNDEDLLVRLLQGGNVKVDVPNKFGFTALMVAAQKGYTRLVKILISNGTDVNLKNGSGKDSLMLACYAGHLDVVKCLRRHGASWETRDRGGCTALHWAADGGHCSVIEWMIKDGCEVDVVDAGSGWTPLMRVCAVSGNRSVACLLIEAGADVNVKDKDGKTPLMVAVLNNHEELVHLLLDKGADASVKNEFGKGILEMARVFDRQNVLSLLEERQQKQMLKKSSVPSAR; encoded by the exons AATTCACACCATCCTCGAGGCCTCACCCACCTGTAGTGGGCAAAGTGACTCATCACAGCATTGAATTGTACTGGGACctggaaaagaaagtgaaacgGCAAGGACCTCAGGAGCAGTGGTTCAGGTTCTCGATTGAAGAAGAATACCCCAAAATGCACACTTACGGTATCATTTATAC GGGATATGCAACAAAGCACGTGGTGGAAGGTCTGGAACCTCGGACACTGTACAGATTTCGACTGAAGGTCACCAGCCCGTCTGGAGAATATGCGTACAGCCCTGTGGTCACCGTGTCCACAACCA GGGAACCCATAAGCAGTGAGTATTTCCATCGAGCTGTCAATGTGAATGATGAAGATTTGCTGGTTCGACTTCTTCAAGGAGG TAACGTGAAGGTTGATGTCCCCAATAAGTTTGGCTTCACGGCGCTGATGGTTGCTGCCCAGAAAGGGTACACCAG GCTTGTGAAAATCCTCATTTCTAATGGCACTGATGTGAATCTGAAGAATGGAAGTGGCAAGGACAG TCTGATGCTGGCGTGTTACGCGGGACACCTGGACGTGGTGAAGTGTCTCCGAAGACACGGTGCTTCCTGGGAGACGAGAGACCGAGGCGGCTGCACGGCTCTGCATTGGGCCGCAGATGGAGGCCACTGCAGCGTGATTGAGTGGATGATAAAGGATGGTTGTGAG GTAGACGTGGTGGACGCTGGCTCGGGCTGGACCCCACTCATGAGAGTCTGCGCGGTCTCAGGGAACCGGAGTGTGGCCTGTCTGCTCATTGAAGCTGGAGCCGATGTGAACGTGAAAGATAAAGATGGGAAGACGCCTCTGATG GTGGCAGTGCTAAATAATCACGAAGAGTTAGTCCACTTACTTCTTGACAAAGGGGCAGATGCAAGTGTGAAAAACGAG ttcGGCAAAGGCATCCTCGAAATGGCCAGAGTTTTTGACAGACAG AATGTACTCTCCTTATTAGaagaaaggcaacaaaagcagATGCTTAAGAAGTCGTCGGTCCCTTCTGCCCGCTGA